The Helicobacter pylori genome includes a window with the following:
- a CDS encoding cag pathogenicity island protein codes for MIQRELNSVSFYSCSNYVNKGDCKGVLREINGSMKMVCLASVKANIKENSFFLGCKNYLKCKWIASVDSQDPKYPKCNGLMKRKKNFKNNEFFTATSLTLNAMEYGILSLYQSEKKETNV; via the coding sequence ATGATACAAAGAGAATTGAATAGTGTCTCATTTTATAGTTGCTCTAATTATGTAAATAAAGGCGACTGTAAGGGCGTTTTACGAGAAATAAATGGCTCAATGAAAATGGTCTGCTTGGCTAGTGTAAAAGCTAATATTAAAGAAAATTCTTTTTTCTTAGGGTGTAAAAATTATCTTAAGTGCAAATGGATTGCTAGCGTGGATTCACAAGATCCTAAATATCCCAAATGCAATGGATTGATGAAAAGAAAAAAGAATTTCAAAAACAATGAGTTTTTTACAGCTACATCGCTTACCTTAAATGCAATGGAATATGGAATTTTGTCTCTATACCAATCTGAAAAAAAGGAAACTAATGTTTAG
- a CDS encoding cag pathogenicity island protein Cag1 yields the protein MADTINTTETTHETKKPNAFVNFFKNSLTDKRYDSLGLIGAGVLCCVLSGAMGIVGIIFVAMGIFLSFSNINLVKLIEKLFKKQSKAATTVNNETQKSQATSVTNEPTEAKETKD from the coding sequence ATGGCTGACACAATCAATACAACTGAAACAACCCATGAAACAAAAAAACCAAACGCTTTTGTAAATTTTTTCAAAAACAGTTTGACTGATAAGCGTTATGATTCATTAGGTCTCATTGGAGCAGGGGTTTTATGTTGTGTCTTGAGCGGTGCTATGGGGATTGTTGGGATAATCTTTGTTGCAATGGGAATCTTTTTGTCTTTTTCTAATATCAACTTAGTGAAATTAATTGAAAAATTGTTCAAAAAGCAATCTAAAGCGGCAACAACTGTCAATAACGAAACCCAAAAATCTCAAGCAACAAGCGTTACCAACGAACCAACTGAAGCTAAAGAGACGAAAGATTGA
- a CDS encoding tetratricopeptide repeat protein, with product MFKDFYRTTLSFLKPLLLLLVLLLSFSLCIADEYISISDDWDERARNQWDEIARNHKTYYFENGLDHFNQGQYKQAFKDFKLAQEYSIGLGSVYLAKMYLEGKGVKVDYKKVQFYAQNAIKGYGSGMLGGTLILGRMQAEGLGMKKDLKQALKTYRHVVRIFSNKSTNYFANNFRLPNLAFTSMLIGSRFIDLSSLSANPIKFGKKFGILVMKSTQIKDKTLLWEDIAEISSNIILLKQQMGEILYRIGIAYKEGLGTRKQKSRAKKFLQKSAEFGYEKAMEAL from the coding sequence ATGTTTAAAGATTTTTATCGCACCACCCTCTCTTTTTTAAAGCCTTTATTGCTTTTACTAGTTTTATTGTTGTCATTTTCACTTTGTATAGCTGATGAATATATTAGCATAAGTGATGATTGGGATGAAAGGGCACGAAATCAGTGGGATGAAATTGCGCGAAATCATAAGACATATTATTTTGAAAATGGTTTAGACCATTTTAATCAAGGCCAATACAAACAAGCCTTTAAAGATTTTAAATTGGCGCAAGAATACAGCATTGGGCTTGGCAGCGTTTATTTAGCCAAAATGTATTTGGAGGGAAAGGGCGTGAAAGTGGATTACAAAAAAGTGCAATTCTATGCACAAAACGCTATCAAAGGGTATGGGAGTGGCATGCTAGGGGGCACTTTAATTTTAGGACGCATGCAAGCAGAAGGCTTAGGGATGAAAAAGGATTTGAAACAAGCGCTTAAGACTTACAGGCATGTGGTTCGCATATTTTCTAATAAAAGCACAAATTATTTTGCTAACAATTTTAGATTACCAAACCTTGCGTTCACTAGTATGCTTATTGGATCGCGATTCATTGATCTTTCAAGTTTGAGCGCGAATCCTATAAAATTTGGAAAGAAATTTGGAATACTTGTTATGAAATCCACCCAAATCAAAGATAAGACACTTCTTTGGGAAGACATTGCTGAAATTTCAAGCAATATTATTTTACTCAAACAACAAATGGGGGAAATCCTTTATAGAATTGGGATCGCTTATAAAGAAGGGCTTGGCACCAGAAAACAAAAAAGTAGGGCTAAAAAATTCTTGCAAAAATCCGCAGAATTTGGCTATGAAAAAGCCATGGAAGCTCTGTAG
- the csd6 gene encoding cell shape-determining L,D-carboxypeptidase Csd6 — protein sequence MKKILPALLIGFVGLNASDRLLEIMHLYQKQGLEVVGQKLDSYLADKAFWAEELQNKDTDFGYYQNKQFLFVANKSKPSLEFYEIDNNMLKKINSSKALVGSKKGDKTLEGDLATPIGVYRITQKLERLDQYYGVLAFVTNYPNLYDTLKKRTGHGIWVHGMPLNGDRNELNTKGCIAIENPLLSSYDKVLKGEKAFLIIYEDKFFPSTKEELSMILSSLFQWKEAWARGDFERYMRFYNPNFTRYDGMKFNAFKEYKKRVFAKNEKKNIAFSSISVVPYPNSQNKRLFYVAFDQDYKAYQQNKLSYSSNSQKELYIEIENNQVSIIMEK from the coding sequence TTGAAAAAAATATTACCGGCTCTGTTAATAGGGTTTGTGGGATTGAATGCTAGTGATCGTTTGTTAGAAATCATGCACCTTTATCAAAAGCAAGGCTTGGAAGTGGTGGGTCAAAAGTTGGATTCTTATTTAGCGGATAAAGCTTTTTGGGCAGAAGAGCTTCAAAACAAGGACACGGATTTTGGCTATTATCAAAACAAGCAGTTTTTATTTGTGGCCAATAAATCCAAGCCTAGTTTAGAGTTTTATGAAATAGACAACAACATGCTTAAAAAAATCAACAGCTCTAAAGCCCTTGTAGGCTCTAAAAAGGGCGATAAAACTTTAGAGGGCGATTTGGCTACGCCTATTGGAGTGTATCGTATCACGCAGAAATTGGAGCGCTTGGATCAATATTATGGCGTTTTGGCTTTTGTAACGAATTACCCTAATTTGTATGACACTTTGAAAAAACGCACCGGGCATGGCATTTGGGTGCATGGAATGCCTTTAAATGGCGATCGGAATGAATTGAACACTAAGGGCTGTATTGCGATTGAAAACCCGCTTTTAAGCTCTTATGATAAGGTATTAAAAGGCGAAAAAGCGTTCCTTATCATCTATGAAGACAAGTTTTTCCCCAGCACCAAAGAAGAATTGAGCATGATTTTAAGCTCCCTTTTTCAATGGAAAGAAGCCTGGGCTAGGGGCGATTTTGAACGCTATATGCGTTTTTATAACCCCAATTTCACCCGCTATGACGGCATGAAATTCAACGCTTTTAAAGAGTATAAAAAAAGGGTGTTTGCAAAAAACGAAAAAAAGAATATCGCTTTTTCTTCTATTAGTGTGGTCCCTTACCCCAACTCCCAGAACAAACGCTTGTTTTATGTGGCGTTTGACCAAGATTACAAAGCCTACCAGCAAAACAAGCTCTCTTACAGCTCTAATTCTCAAAAAGAACTCTACATAGAGATTGAAAACAATCAAGTGTCTATTATAATGGAAAAATAG
- the era gene encoding GTPase Era yields MKTKAGFVALIGKPNAGKSTLLNTLLNAHLALVSHKANATRKLMKCIVPFKDKEGYESQIIFLDTPGLHHQEKLLNQCMLSQALKAMGDAELHVFLASVHDDLKGYEEFLSLCQKPHILAVSKIDTATHKQVLQKLQEYQKYASQFLALVPLSAKKSQNLNALLECISKHLSPSAWLFEKDLMSDEKMRDIYKEIIRESLFVFLSDEIPYESDVMIDKFIEEERIDKVYAYIIVEKESQKKIVIGKNGVNIKRIGTSARLKMQEVGEKKVFLNLQVIAQKSWSKEEKSLQKLGYIHQRNRD; encoded by the coding sequence ATGAAAACTAAGGCAGGCTTTGTAGCTCTTATAGGCAAACCAAACGCTGGAAAAAGCACTCTTTTAAACACTTTATTAAACGCTCATTTAGCCCTCGTTTCGCATAAGGCTAATGCGACAAGAAAATTAATGAAATGCATTGTGCCTTTTAAAGATAAAGAAGGGTATGAGAGCCAGATCATTTTTTTAGACACTCCAGGGCTTCACCATCAAGAAAAATTACTCAACCAATGCATGCTCTCACAGGCTTTAAAAGCGATGGGCGATGCTGAATTGCACGTTTTTTTAGCTTCTGTGCATGATGATTTAAAAGGCTATGAAGAGTTTTTGAGTTTGTGCCAAAAACCCCATATCTTGGCTGTGAGTAAGATTGACACCGCCACGCATAAGCAGGTTTTGCAAAAATTACAAGAGTATCAAAAATACGCTTCGCAATTTTTAGCTCTAGTGCCTTTGAGCGCGAAAAAATCTCAAAATTTAAACGCGCTTTTAGAATGCATCAGCAAGCATTTAAGCCCTAGCGCATGGCTTTTTGAAAAGGATTTGATGAGCGATGAAAAAATGCGCGATATTTATAAGGAAATCATTAGGGAGAGTTTGTTTGTTTTTTTGAGCGATGAAATCCCTTATGAAAGCGATGTGATGATTGATAAATTTATAGAAGAAGAACGCATAGACAAGGTGTATGCGTATATTATTGTAGAAAAAGAAAGCCAAAAAAAAATCGTGATAGGCAAAAACGGGGTGAATATCAAACGCATCGGGACTAGTGCTAGATTGAAAATGCAAGAAGTGGGCGAAAAAAAGGTTTTTTTAAACTTGCAAGTGATCGCTCAAAAATCATGGAGCAAGGAAGAAAAGAGCTTGCAAAAACTGGGTTATATCCATCAAAGGAATAGGGATTGA
- the hslU gene encoding HslU--HslV peptidase ATPase subunit encodes MSKLNMTPREIVAYLDEYIIGQKEAKKSIAIAFRNRYRRLQLEKSLQEEITPKNILMIGSTGVGKTEIARRIAKIMELPFVKVEASKYTEVGFVGRDVESMVRDLVNNSVLLVENEHKEKLKDKIEEAVIEKIAKKLLPPLPSGVSEEKKQEYANSLLKMQQRIAQGELDSREIEIEVRKKSIEIDSNVPPEILRVQENLIKVFHKEHDKVKKTLSVKEAKEALKAEISDTLLDGEAIKMEGLKRAESSGVIFIDEIDKIAVSSKEGGRQDPSKEGVQRDLLPIVEGSVVNTKYGSIKTEHILFIAAGAFHLSKPSDLIPELQGRFPLRVELEDLTEEIMYMILTQTKNSIIKQYQALLKVESVGIAFEDDAIKELAKLSYNANQKSEDIGARRLHTTIEKVLEDISFEAEDYSGQNVTITKELVQSKLEDLVADENLVKYIL; translated from the coding sequence ATGTCTAAATTGAATATGACCCCACGAGAAATTGTCGCTTATTTAGATGAATATATTATTGGGCAAAAGGAAGCTAAAAAGTCTATCGCTATCGCTTTTAGGAATCGTTACAGGCGTTTACAACTGGAAAAATCCTTACAAGAAGAAATCACGCCTAAAAACATTTTGATGATTGGCTCTACTGGCGTGGGTAAAACTGAAATCGCAAGAAGAATAGCAAAAATCATGGAACTCCCCTTTGTGAAAGTGGAAGCGAGCAAATACACAGAAGTGGGTTTTGTGGGGCGCGATGTGGAGTCTATGGTGAGGGATTTAGTCAATAACAGCGTGCTTTTAGTGGAAAATGAGCATAAAGAAAAATTAAAAGATAAGATTGAAGAAGCGGTTATAGAAAAAATCGCTAAAAAACTCCTACCCCCCTTGCCTAGTGGCGTGAGCGAAGAAAAAAAACAAGAATACGCTAACAGCCTTTTAAAAATGCAACAAAGAATCGCGCAAGGCGAGTTGGATAGCCGAGAAATTGAAATTGAAGTGCGTAAAAAAAGCATAGAGATTGATTCTAATGTGCCACCTGAAATTTTAAGGGTTCAAGAAAACTTGATTAAGGTTTTCCATAAAGAACATGATAAAGTCAAAAAAACTTTAAGCGTTAAAGAGGCTAAAGAAGCCCTAAAGGCAGAAATTAGCGACACGCTTTTAGATGGCGAAGCCATTAAAATGGAGGGTTTGAAGCGCGCGGAAAGTTCAGGGGTGATTTTTATTGATGAAATTGATAAGATCGCTGTAAGCTCTAAAGAAGGAGGCCGTCAAGATCCTAGTAAAGAGGGGGTTCAAAGGGATTTGTTGCCGATTGTAGAGGGGAGTGTGGTGAATACGAAGTATGGCTCTATTAAAACAGAGCATATTTTATTCATTGCAGCCGGGGCTTTTCATCTTTCTAAACCGAGCGATTTGATCCCTGAATTGCAGGGGCGTTTCCCTTTAAGGGTGGAGTTAGAGGATTTAACCGAAGAAATCATGTATATGATTTTAACCCAAACTAAAAACTCTATCATCAAGCAATACCAAGCCCTTTTAAAAGTGGAGAGCGTAGGAATTGCGTTTGAAGACGATGCGATCAAAGAGTTAGCCAAACTTTCTTATAACGCCAATCAAAAAAGCGAAGATATAGGCGCTAGAAGGTTGCACACCACCATTGAAAAAGTGCTAGAAGACATTAGTTTTGAAGCGGAGGATTATTCGGGGCAAAATGTTACTATCACTAAAGAGTTGGTCCAATCAAAGCTAGAGGATTTAGTGGCTGATGAAAATTTAGTGAAGTATATTTTATAA
- the hslV gene encoding ATP-dependent protease subunit HslV — MFEATTILGYRGEMGGKKFALIGGDGQVTLGNCVVKANATKIRSLYHNQVLSGFAGSTADAFSLFDMFERILESKKGDLFKSVVDFSKEWRKDKYLRRLEAMMIVLNLDHIFILSGTGDVLEAEDNKIAAIGSGGNYALSAARALDNFAHLEPRKLVEESLKIAGDLCIYTNTNIKILEL; from the coding sequence ATGTTTGAAGCGACGACGATTCTAGGCTATAGAGGGGAGATGGGGGGCAAGAAGTTCGCGCTCATTGGAGGCGATGGGCAGGTAACTTTGGGTAATTGCGTGGTCAAAGCCAATGCGACAAAAATCAGAAGCTTGTACCACAACCAGGTTTTAAGCGGATTTGCCGGGAGCACTGCGGACGCTTTTAGTTTGTTTGATATGTTTGAACGCATTTTAGAGAGCAAAAAAGGGGATTTGTTTAAAAGCGTGGTGGATTTCAGCAAAGAATGGCGCAAAGATAAGTATTTACGCCGACTGGAAGCGATGATGATCGTTTTAAATTTGGATCACATTTTCATTTTGAGCGGCACGGGCGATGTTTTAGAGGCTGAAGACAATAAGATCGCTGCTATTGGGAGTGGGGGGAATTACGCTTTAAGCGCGGCTAGGGCTTTAGATAATTTCGCTCATTTAGAGCCCAGAAAACTTGTAGAAGAGTCCTTAAAAATCGCAGGGGATCTTTGCATTTACACCAACACGAATATTAAAATTTTGGAGCTTTAA
- the rplI gene encoding 50S ribosomal protein L9, with protein MKVLLLEDVKNLGKAGEVCEVKDGYGNNFLIANQKAKLATNEVINKYKAEVKKKAEKEALEKVQKLQMVETLQTITLTIHKKVGANGSLFGAITKEEITERLKEQHANLDLDKKDIELKHPIKSTGIYEIEVKLGFGVVGVFKIDVVAE; from the coding sequence ATGAAGGTTCTATTACTAGAAGATGTGAAAAATTTAGGCAAAGCGGGTGAAGTGTGTGAGGTTAAGGATGGCTATGGGAATAACTTTCTAATCGCTAACCAAAAAGCCAAACTCGCCACTAACGAAGTGATCAACAAATACAAAGCCGAAGTTAAAAAGAAAGCTGAAAAAGAAGCCCTAGAAAAGGTGCAAAAATTGCAAATGGTAGAAACCTTACAAACCATCACGCTGACTATCCATAAAAAAGTCGGTGCGAACGGCTCTTTATTTGGAGCGATCACTAAGGAAGAAATCACGGAGCGTTTGAAAGAACAGCATGCGAATTTGGATTTAGATAAAAAAGACATTGAGCTCAAACACCCGATTAAAAGCACAGGGATTTATGAGATTGAAGTCAAGCTCGGATTTGGGGTTGTGGGCGTGTTTAAAATTGATGTGGTGGCTGAGTAG
- the glnA gene encoding type I glutamate--ammonia ligase, whose amino-acid sequence MVVRTQNSESKIKEFFEFCKENEVEFVDFRFSDIKGTWNHIAYSFGALTHGMFKEGIPFDASSFKGWQGIEHSDMILTPDLVRYFIDPFSADVSVVVFCDVYDVYKNQPYEKCPRSIAKKALQHLKDSGLGDVAYFGAENEFFIFDSIKIKDASNSQYYEVDSEEGEWNRDKSFENGVNFGHRPGKQGGYMPVPPTDTMMDIRTEIVKVLNQVGLETFVVHHEVAQAQGEVGVKFGDLVEAADNVQKLKYVVKMVAHLNGKTATFMPKPLYGDNGSGMHTHVSIWKNNENLFSGETYKGLSELALHFLGGVLHHARGLAAFTNASTNSYKRLIPGYEAPSILTYSANNRSASVRIPYGISKNSARFEFRFPDSSSNPYLAFAAILMAGMDGVKNKIDPGEAMDINLFKLTLDEIREKGIKQMPHTLRRSLEEMLADKQYLKDSQVFSEEFIQAYQSLKFNAEVFPWESKPHPFEFITTYSC is encoded by the coding sequence ATGGTAGTAAGAACTCAAAATAGTGAAAGCAAGATCAAAGAGTTTTTTGAATTTTGCAAAGAAAATGAAGTGGAATTTGTGGATTTTAGATTCAGCGATATTAAAGGCACTTGGAATCATATCGCTTATTCTTTTGGGGCTTTAACGCATGGCATGTTTAAAGAGGGGATTCCTTTTGATGCGAGTTCTTTTAAGGGATGGCAAGGCATTGAACACTCTGATATGATTTTGACCCCCGATTTGGTGCGTTATTTCATTGACCCTTTTAGCGCGGATGTGAGCGTGGTCGTGTTTTGCGATGTGTATGATGTGTATAAAAACCAACCTTATGAGAAATGCCCTAGAAGTATCGCTAAAAAAGCCTTACAACATTTAAAAGATTCAGGTTTGGGCGATGTGGCTTATTTTGGCGCGGAGAATGAATTTTTTATCTTTGATTCCATTAAAATTAAAGACGCTTCTAACTCACAATACTACGAAGTGGATAGCGAAGAGGGCGAATGGAATAGAGATAAGAGCTTTGAAAATGGCGTGAATTTTGGCCATAGACCGGGCAAGCAAGGGGGCTATATGCCTGTGCCGCCAACGGATACGATGATGGATATTCGCACTGAAATTGTGAAAGTCTTAAACCAAGTGGGGTTAGAAACTTTTGTCGTCCATCATGAAGTCGCGCAAGCGCAAGGCGAAGTGGGCGTGAAATTTGGGGATTTAGTGGAAGCCGCTGACAATGTCCAAAAACTCAAATACGTGGTTAAAATGGTCGCCCATTTAAACGGCAAAACCGCCACTTTCATGCCAAAACCTTTATACGGGGATAACGGGAGCGGGATGCACACCCATGTAAGTATTTGGAAAAACAACGAAAACCTTTTTAGCGGCGAAACTTACAAGGGCTTGAGTGAGTTGGCGTTGCATTTTTTAGGGGGAGTGTTGCACCACGCTAGAGGGTTAGCCGCTTTCACTAACGCTTCCACTAATTCTTACAAACGCTTAATTCCAGGCTATGAAGCCCCATCTATTTTGACTTATTCGGCTAATAACAGGAGCGCGAGCGTGCGCATCCCTTATGGGATTTCTAAAAACAGCGCGAGGTTTGAATTCAGATTCCCGGATAGCTCATCAAACCCCTACTTGGCTTTTGCAGCGATTTTAATGGCAGGTATGGATGGCGTTAAAAACAAGATTGATCCCGGCGAAGCGATGGATATTAACCTTTTCAAATTGACTTTAGATGAAATCAGAGAAAAGGGTATCAAACAAATGCCCCACACTTTAAGGCGATCGTTAGAAGAAATGCTAGCCGATAAGCAGTATTTAAAAGATAGTCAAGTCTTTAGCGAAGAATTTATTCAAGCCTATCAGTCTCTTAAATTCAACGCTGAAGTGTTCCCATGGGAGAGCAAACCCCATCCTTTTGAATTTATCACCACTTATTCATGCTAA
- the dapB gene encoding 4-hydroxy-tetrahydrodipicolinate reductase, which translates to MKIGVYGASGRIGKLLLEELKGGYKGLELSSVFVRQKCETDFSSFSCAPLVTNDLKAFVRACECVIDFSLPKGVDNLLEALLECPKILVSGTTGLEKETLEKMQQLALKAPLLHAHNMSLGITMLNQLAFLASLKLKDADIEIVETHHNLKKDAPSGTALSLYETCAKARGYDEKNALTTHREGLRSKESIGIAALRGGDVAGKHTIGFYLEGEYIELSHTATNRSIFAKGALEVALWLKDKAAKKYEINEMFG; encoded by the coding sequence ATGAAAATCGGTGTTTATGGAGCGAGCGGTCGTATAGGGAAACTGCTTTTAGAAGAATTAAAAGGGGGGTATAAGGGATTAGAGCTATCTAGCGTGTTTGTCAGGCAAAAATGCGAAACGGATTTCAGTTCTTTTTCGTGCGCCCCTTTAGTAACCAATGATTTAAAAGCGTTTGTGAGGGCATGCGAATGCGTGATTGATTTTTCTTTACCTAAAGGCGTGGATAATTTGCTAGAGGCTCTTTTAGAATGCCCTAAAATTTTAGTTTCTGGCACGACCGGTTTGGAAAAAGAAACGCTAGAAAAAATGCAACAATTAGCCTTAAAAGCGCCGCTTTTGCATGCGCACAACATGTCTTTAGGGATTACGATGCTCAATCAATTAGCCTTTTTAGCTTCTTTGAAATTAAAAGATGCGGATATTGAAATTGTAGAAACGCACCACAATCTCAAAAAAGACGCGCCGAGCGGCACTGCGTTGAGTTTGTATGAAACTTGCGCTAAGGCTAGGGGGTATGATGAAAAAAACGCCCTTACCACTCACAGAGAAGGTTTGCGCTCTAAAGAAAGCATTGGCATAGCCGCTTTAAGGGGGGGCGATGTTGCCGGGAAGCACACGATAGGGTTTTATTTAGAGGGCGAATACATAGAGCTTAGCCATACGGCGACTAACCGATCTATTTTTGCTAAAGGGGCTTTAGAAGTGGCTCTATGGCTTAAGGATAAAGCCGCTAAAAAATATGAAATCAACGAGATGTTTGGTTGA